Proteins from a genomic interval of Trifolium pratense cultivar HEN17-A07 linkage group LG6, ARS_RC_1.1, whole genome shotgun sequence:
- the LOC123890240 gene encoding uncharacterized protein LOC123890240 yields MAGLQQYNFFPTDLFYPRPQPQQSTASPTVLPIKTPNTEDLPQTQQQQQQPATNMIKATPSTSSLVYTHKTQSFGVFDNNNTSKLSTNPFSLMVWMDQEDQE; encoded by the coding sequence ATGGCTGGTCTTCAACAATACAACTTTTTTCCCACTGATCTTTTCTACCCTCGTCCACAACCTCAACAATCTACGGCGTCTCCAACCGTGCTTCCAATCAAAACTCCAAACACTGAAGATCTTCCTCAGActcagcagcagcaacaacaaccaGCTACGAACATGATCAAAGCTACCCCTTCTACTTCTTCTTTGGTTTATACTCACAAGACACAATCTTTTGGAGTTTTTGATAATAATAACACATCAAAATTGTCAACAAACCCGTTTTCTTTGATGGTTTGGATGGATCAAGAGGATCAAGAATAG